The genomic interval GCGCGATTGCTGAGGACAATGAACAATTACCAAAAGAGAAAGCCGAACCCACTGTCAGACTAAAAGTGCCGGCAGGAATGAAGGCCATAACCTCATTTTTGCAATTAATCAGTGTGCTGATCTTTTTTATGATAGGCTCAGCAGGGCTGATGGCACCTTTTGTTATTCGTCATTTCGGCTCATCAACCAAGGTACATGACCTTTTGGTTTATGGCGTAACGGGTTTCTCTGCTTTATTCTTTTCTATCATTATCCTTTCCATTGCAGCGAAATGGATACTGATTGGTAAATTCAAAGCAGGCAGATATCCGCTTTGGGGCTGGTATTACCTGCGTTTCTGGATTGTAAAGAAACTGATTGATCTGAGTCCGATTGGCATTTTAAGCGGAACACCATTTCTAAAATGGTATTTCAGCCTGATGGGTGCAAAAATAGGAAAACGTGTTTTCCTGGGTTCAGACAGAATCCGGGTATTCGACTTGCTGACTATCGGTGATGGCTCCAGCATTTCCAAAGAATCACATTTACTCGGTTATAAAATTGAAGATGGTGCGCTGATTATCGGTAGTTTAACCATTGGGGAAAACTGTTTTGTGGGTACGCGTTCCGTAATTTCGCCGGGTGCAGTGATGGAAAATGGCGCTGGAATAGGAGAGCTGTCGCAACTTCAGCCAGACACTACGATTCCTGCAGGAGCTTACTGGAAAGGAACGCCAGCGGTACATATCGGGCCAAACAAAGCAGCACCCGCTATCAAATTTATCGGACAGAATAAACCGATGAATTTTGCATTGTATGTGGCTGTGCTGGCTTTAACTTTAGGCTTTGTCTTCGTTTTTCCTTTCGGATTAAGTATTCCGTTTATCGTGATCTATTACGAAGTCGTCTTATCTTTTGGTCTGGGCTGGGCAATGATACTTTCTATCCCGATTTCGGCTATGTATATTATCATTTACTGTGCTTCGGTAGCGCTGTTCAAATGGCTGATCATTGGTAAACTCAAAGAAGAGGCTTTCAGTATGTACAGCTACAAGTATATCCGCAAATGGGCAGTGGATTCGCTGATGAATATGAGTTTAACTTACTTCAGATCCGTTTATGCGACCATATACCTGTCTTCCTGGTTAAGACTGATGGGGACGCGTATTGGTAAAGCCACTGAAATATCAACCGTAAATCAAATCACGACCGACCTGGTAAAAATAGGGGCAGGAAGTTTTCTGGCCGATTCTGTGAGTTTAGGCTCTCCTGAAGTACACCAGGGTACAATGTACCTGCGTCAGATTACTATCGGAAATAAAACTTTTATTGGAAACAGTGCGGTGATTTCATCAGGAGATACGATCGGCAGCAATTGCCTGATCGGTGTATTGTCTACACCGCCAGCTAATATCGAGAAAAAATATATCAATGATTCATCCTGGCTTGGTGCTCCGCCAATGTATTTGCCTAAAAGACAGGAAAGTGTGAAGTTTGCCGATGACCTGACTTTCAGACCTACCAATAAATTATATATTCAGCGTGGTATCATTGAGCTTTTCAAAATTACTTTGCCTTATGCCATTACTTCGGTGATCTTATTGTTATTCTATCATTTAATTGATAACTATTATGCTCATTCCAGCAGGCATATCGCTTATACCCTGAGTATCGCCCCGTTTTTATTGCTTGCGCTGATTGGCGTCTCTGCTTTAATTACTGTGTTGTTTAAAAAGGTACTGATTGGTACTTATAAACCCTCAAACCAACCGCTCTGGAGTATGTTTGTCTGGAAAAATGAACTCGTTAATTCCCTGTGTGAAAACATGGTCTACCCGCTACTGGTCAATACATTATTGGGGACGCCATTTGCACCTGTATTTTTCAGAATGATGGGTTGTGACATTGGAAAAGACGTTTATATGGATACCAGTGAGATCACAGAATTCGATCTTGTGCATATAGGGGATCATGTAGCCATTAACCACATGTGTACTATACAAACTCACTTATTTGAAGACCGTGTGATGAAAATGGCGCACCTGAATATAGGTGATAATTGTAATGTAGGGGCAATGAGTGTAGTGCTTTATGATTCTACCCTGGAAGAAGGGGCGACTTTACAAGCACTATCCTTAGTGATGAAAGGGGAAACAATTCCGAAGCGAACACAATGGGCAGGTTCGCCAGCCAAATTTGTGAAGTAGTTCAATAGGATGGTGAGGTGAAATCGTAGCATAGAAAAATAACAAGGGGAAATAAAGTTGATTATATAGGTTTAATTGTTGCAACTCTGGGTTTATCTACTAAATTTGTAGACTTTAGATAAAACCAGATGATCACAAACCTAAAATACAGTATTACCTTAATTTTTCTATTCTTTATTACCGGCCTGGCTTCAGCTCAAAACAAAATTCTTGTTTTTCAATCAGACTTTGGCTTAAAAGACGGTGCAGTATCTGCGATGAAAGGAGTAGCTATTGGCGTTTCGCCGGATCTTAAAATATTCGACCTCACGCATGAAATACCTGCTTATAATATCTGGGAGGCTGCTTACCGATTAGTTCAGACCGTACCTTATTATCCAGCCGGAACAGTATTCGTTTCTGTGGTAGACCCGGGAGTAGGGACGAGCCGCAAATCTGTAGTGCTTAAAACTAAAACAGGACAATTTATCGTGACACCAGATAATGGTACGCTGACTTTAGTTGCGCAATCTCTGGGGATTGAAGAAGTCCGGGAAATCAATGAGGTTAAAAACAGACGTAAAGATTCAGAGAAGTCTTATACTTTCCACGGACGTGATGTTTACGCTTTTACCGGAGCAAGATTAGCTTCAGGTGCAATCACCTATGATCAGGTTGGAAATGAACTTCCAAAACAAGTTGTAGAGATTCCTTATCAAAAAGCTACGCTGGAAAATGGCAAACTTAAAGGAAGCATCTCTATTCTTGATGTACAGTTCGGCAATATCTGGACAGACATTACCGCAGACCTGGTCAAACAGCTTAACCCGCGATATGGAGACGTCATGCACTTGCAAATCTTCCACAAAGGAAAGAAAGTTTATGAAGGAGATGCGCCTTATAGTCAGACTTTTGGCGCTGTTGCCGAAGGTAAGCCTTTAAGTTATCTGAATAGCCTGTTACAGTTGTCTTTCGCTTTAAACCAGGCTAACTTTGCTGCAGTTCATCAGATTGCCAGTGGCAATGAATGGAGTGTAGAAGTAACTTTAAAGAAGGGTAAATAAGATGAAGAGATTAATTAGCGCTTTCCTTTTTCTTCTGATTTCAACTGCTGCTTTCTCACAAAACCGGACGATAACAGGCCGGGTTACAGACCAGCACAACAATCCATTACCCGGTGCAACGATTGTACTATCGCCGGATGGCAAACAAACCACCAGCGATCAATCCGGTGCCTTTAAAATAACGGCAACTGCCGGTACACAGCTGATCGGAGTTAACTTTGTTGGGTATAAACTCTTTAAAGAAAAGCTGACCGCTGTAAACTATTATACCATCAGCTTACAGCCGGATGAAGCGGTGCTGGATGAAGTCGTTTTGGTCGGTACGCGCAGTACAGGCAGAACAAGATTGAATACCGCAGTGCCTGTAGATGTATTCAATATCCCAAAATTACAGCTGATGGCACCGCAGAATGATTTAAACCAGCTGCTGCAATATGCTTCACCCTCTTTTAACTCTAACCGCCAGTCCTCTTCTGATGGTAGTGAACATATTGATCCGGCCAGTATCCGTGGATTAGGCCCTGATCAGTTACTGGTGTTAATGAATGGGAAACGCAGACACACGACTTCTCTGGTAAACAACCAGGGAACGGTGGGCAATGGATCTGTAGGCACAGATATGAATACCATTCCAGCCTCTGCTATTGAAAGAATTGAGGTTTTAAGAGATGGTGCTTCTGCACAATACGGCTCAGATGCAATTGCAGGTGTGGTTAATATCGTTCTGAAACAAAATACGGGTAAATTACTGATTGCAGCGACAGGGGGGATTACTTCCAGAGGTGATGGACAGGTGGGGCAGCTCAATCTGAACTATGGAACTGCCTTAGGTAAAAATGGTGGTTATTTAAACCTGACTGCCGAAGGTGCTTACCGGGGTAAAACCACACGTGACCAGAACAATGACCTGATTATTTTTGATCAGTCTGCTAATCCGGCCCGTGCTTACGATGATGCCCGGTTAAAAGCAAGAGGTTTAACCAGAGATGATTTTAATTTCCAGATCGGAGATGCTAAAATTCAGAACCTGTCTGCTTTTTTTAACCTTGGACTTCCGTTTAACCATGGGGAAACTGAATTTTATGCCTTTGGCGGATATAATTACAGAACCGGAGAAGGCTTTGGCTTTCGCAGGCTGCCGGCTAACCCTTCAGTAAATGTATACAGTATTTTTCCTGATGGATACCAGCCCAATACGACTTCAAAGATCAATGACAGGTCTTTGGCATTTGGATTTAAACAGAAACTGGGGAATTGGAATGCTGACCTGAGCAATACTTTGGGTGACAACAGGTTTGACTACGAAGTGAACAATACCGTGAATGCTTCTTTACAGGATAAATCTCCAACCAGCTTTAAAGCAGGAGGGCATGAATTCCTTCAAAATACAACTAACCTTGACTTTAGCCGTAAACTTGATGTTGCTTCGGGCTTAAACGTTGCTTTTGGTGCAGAATTCAGAGTGGACGATTACCAGATCAGGGCAGGTGAAGAAGCTTCCTGGAAAAATTATGCTTTGATTACAAATCCTGATGGTACGGTTTCCAACCCTTCAGGACTTGCAGGAGGTTCACAATCATTCAACGGGTTTTCTCCTGATAATGTGGTGCATAAAAACAGGAGCAATACCGGATTATATGCCGATGGTGAACTGGATATAACTTCAAAATGGCTCATCAGTGGTGCAGCCAGGTTTGAACATTATAGTGACTTTGGCTCTACTGTAAGTGGTAAATTCGCTACCCGTTACAAGATCACCCCGAAATTTAATATCAGGGGGGCCATCAGTAATGGATTCAGAGCGCCATCCCTGCATCAGCAATATTTTAGTGCGGTAAGTACCGATATTTTACCTGACAATACCTTAGGGCAATCGGGATTTTTTATCAATAGCAGCCCTGTCGCCAAAGCTTTGGGGATTCCGGAATTAAAGCAGGAAACCTCCATGAATTACAGCCTTGGTTTTACAGCTCAGCCTTTTAGGAATTTCAGTATTTCGGTAGATGGTTATCTGACTGCTATTAAAAACAGGATTGTGCTGACCGGAAGCTTCGGTTATGATGCATTTGGAGATCCCGTTCCTGAAGTTCAAAGTATCATTAATTCTTTTGGTGTATCTTCTGCACGCTTTTTCAGCAATGCAATTGATACCAGGACTATCGGCGTAGATGTTGTGGCAGATTATAATATCAGATCAGGCGGCCATACTTATGGCGCTTCCCTGGGTTTTAATATTAACAGGAATAAAATTATTGGTGACCTGCATATCCCGGATCAGTTAAAAGGGCAGGAGGATATCTTTTTCTCACCGAATGACAGAACTTTGATTACAGAGGGAACACCAAGGATAAAAACCAATCTTGCGCTGAATTATGGCTACAAGAATTTCAGTTTACTGCTGCGTAACGTTTACTTTGGAAAAGTGGCCAGAAACAGTTTCC from Pedobacter sp. WC2423 carries:
- a CDS encoding TonB-dependent receptor — translated: MKRLISAFLFLLISTAAFSQNRTITGRVTDQHNNPLPGATIVLSPDGKQTTSDQSGAFKITATAGTQLIGVNFVGYKLFKEKLTAVNYYTISLQPDEAVLDEVVLVGTRSTGRTRLNTAVPVDVFNIPKLQLMAPQNDLNQLLQYASPSFNSNRQSSSDGSEHIDPASIRGLGPDQLLVLMNGKRRHTTSLVNNQGTVGNGSVGTDMNTIPASAIERIEVLRDGASAQYGSDAIAGVVNIVLKQNTGKLLIAATGGITSRGDGQVGQLNLNYGTALGKNGGYLNLTAEGAYRGKTTRDQNNDLIIFDQSANPARAYDDARLKARGLTRDDFNFQIGDAKIQNLSAFFNLGLPFNHGETEFYAFGGYNYRTGEGFGFRRLPANPSVNVYSIFPDGYQPNTTSKINDRSLAFGFKQKLGNWNADLSNTLGDNRFDYEVNNTVNASLQDKSPTSFKAGGHEFLQNTTNLDFSRKLDVASGLNVAFGAEFRVDDYQIRAGEEASWKNYALITNPDGTVSNPSGLAGGSQSFNGFSPDNVVHKNRSNTGLYADGELDITSKWLISGAARFEHYSDFGSTVSGKFATRYKITPKFNIRGAISNGFRAPSLHQQYFSAVSTDILPDNTLGQSGFFINSSPVAKALGIPELKQETSMNYSLGFTAQPFRNFSISVDGYLTAIKNRIVLTGSFGYDAFGDPVPEVQSIINSFGVSSARFFSNAIDTRTIGVDVVADYNIRSGGHTYGASLGFNINRNKIIGDLHIPDQLKGQEDIFFSPNDRTLITEGTPRIKTNLALNYGYKNFSLLLRNVYFGKVARNSFPYGEEQIHSGKVVTDLSLSYNVKPVTFTLGANNLFDIFPDQQIYANSYFGVFKYASVQMGTLGSYCFLRATLELPNKKR
- a CDS encoding S-adenosyl-l-methionine hydroxide adenosyltransferase family protein — translated: MITNLKYSITLIFLFFITGLASAQNKILVFQSDFGLKDGAVSAMKGVAIGVSPDLKIFDLTHEIPAYNIWEAAYRLVQTVPYYPAGTVFVSVVDPGVGTSRKSVVLKTKTGQFIVTPDNGTLTLVAQSLGIEEVREINEVKNRRKDSEKSYTFHGRDVYAFTGARLASGAITYDQVGNELPKQVVEIPYQKATLENGKLKGSISILDVQFGNIWTDITADLVKQLNPRYGDVMHLQIFHKGKKVYEGDAPYSQTFGAVAEGKPLSYLNSLLQLSFALNQANFAAVHQIASGNEWSVEVTLKKGK